A genomic region of Arachis hypogaea cultivar Tifrunner chromosome 5, arahy.Tifrunner.gnm2.J5K5, whole genome shotgun sequence contains the following coding sequences:
- the LOC112802069 gene encoding probable xyloglucan glycosyltransferase 5: MEIHGTDAVFHPLDKDKAKNGKQFRWLLLLRAHKAFASAACFGNTLSSLLHSLRKRLLHRSMDKSSKGRILFRVILTFLLMALAFLSFEFPAHFKGWRYFQGHIPRTSEIKGFFHNAYVSWLEFRAGYIAPPIQSLSTLYVALFLVQSLDRMLLCLGCFWIKLKKIRPNIQGDLDFELEGSNSEYPMVLVQIPMCNEREVYEQSISVVCELDWPKDRLLIQVLDDSDDEGLQWLIKGEVSKWSHRGVNIIYRHRLFRTGYKAGNLKSAMKDTMSAL, translated from the exons ATGGAAATTCATGGCACTGACGCTGTATTCCACCCACTTGACAAGGACAAAGCCAAAAATGGCAAGCAATTCCGATGGCTTCTTCTTCTTAGAGCTCACAAAGCCTTCGCTTCTGCTGCCTGCTTTGGAAACACGCTCTCTTCATTGCTTCATTCTCTCAGGAAGAGACTCCTTCATCGTTCCATGGACAAGTCCTCCAAGGGCAGGATTCTCTTCAGAGTCATCCTCACGTTCTTGCTCATGGCCTTGGCATTCTTGTCTTTTGAGTTCCCTGCTCACTTCAAAGGCTGGCGCTACTTCCAGGGACACATCCCTCGAACCTCCGAGATCAAAGGCTTCTTCCATAACGCTTACGTCAGCTGGTTGGAGTTTAGGGCTGGTTATATTGCACCTCCAATTCAGTCTCTATCAACATTATATGTCGCTCTCTTTTTGGTTCAGTCTCTCGATAGAATGCTGCTCTGTTTGGGATGCTTCTGGATCAAGCTCAAGAAGATTAGGCCCAATATTCAAGGTGATTTGGATTTTGAGTTGGAAGGATCTAACTCTGAATACCCTATGGTACTGGTTCAAATTCCCATGTGTAATGAGAGAGAG GTGTATGAGCAATCGATTTCGGTAGTGTGTGAATTGGATTGGCCGAAAGATCGGTTGCTGATTCAGGTTCTGGATGACTCAGACGATGAGGGGTTACAGTGGCTGATCAAAGGAGAAGTATCAAAGTGGAGTCATAGAGGTGTGAACATCATCTACCGCCATAGATTGTTTAGAACCGGGTACAAAGCTGGAAATCTAAAGTCTGCAATGAAGGATACAATGTCTGCTCTTTGA